The sequence TATAATACATGGGCTGCAGAGATTGATCGTAACGGGTCTGGCGTGCCGCCAGTTGTTCAAGTGTCATGCCCTTTAACACGCTTTCAATGGCCAGGCCCACCTGACACCAAAGGTCTTGTAAAGCACACTGTGTGCTCTTTGCGCATTCTGAGGCATTGCTTCCGACGCAGGTAGTTGTTGTTAGGGGACCTTCTAATGCCTCGATAACCTCCAGAATCGTAATTTCC comes from Bacillota bacterium and encodes:
- a CDS encoding Rrf2 family transcriptional regulator, giving the protein MKFSAKSEYALRALIDMSGYYGQGPVGVREIAVRQGIPERFLEQQITVLRKAGLVKSQRGAQGGVTLARAPEEITILEVIEALEGPLTTTTCVGSNASECAKSTQCALQDLWCQVGLAIESVLKGMTLEQLAARQTRYDQSLQPMYYI